The Leucobacter rhizosphaerae genome includes a region encoding these proteins:
- a CDS encoding MaoC/PaaZ C-terminal domain-containing protein: MSAATAGSVAAPTFEQLSVGDVVAERDVHLTRDTLVRYAGASGDFNPIHYRDDVAASVGLPGVLAHGMLTMGVAGSVATDWLGAAGHVADFQSRFTRPVPVDAEAGATLTVTATVGALDAEARTARIDLKVVFDGATVLGKSQLVAAFA; this comes from the coding sequence ATGAGCGCCGCCACTGCCGGTTCCGTCGCTGCTCCGACGTTCGAGCAGCTGAGCGTGGGCGACGTCGTCGCCGAGCGCGATGTGCACCTGACCCGCGACACCCTCGTGCGCTACGCCGGGGCGTCGGGCGACTTCAACCCCATCCACTACCGCGACGACGTCGCCGCGTCCGTCGGCCTGCCCGGCGTGCTCGCGCACGGCATGCTCACGATGGGGGTCGCCGGCTCCGTCGCGACCGACTGGCTCGGTGCCGCGGGGCACGTCGCCGACTTCCAGTCGCGCTTCACCCGCCCCGTGCCGGTCGACGCCGAGGCCGGAGCCACGCTGACCGTGACCGCGACGGTGGGCGCGCTCGACGCCGAGGCCCGCACCGCGCGGATCGACCTCAAGGTGGTCTTCGACGGCGCGACCGTGCTCGGCAAGTCGCAGTTGGTCGCGGCGTTCGCGTGA
- a CDS encoding DUF937 domain-containing protein, which produces MASSSDLDALLQQIPMGELAQRFGVDESTIDAAVRQALPGLVGGMAVNASDRDGAEKLERALQRHEPAAGSLDLNAIDTEDGGKIVSHVLGDKQESVTKALGAQSGSSVISDLLPQLLPILAPLVMQFLAGKLGGAGSAGSGTTPASGDAGGLGGVLGDLLGGLLGGGSAPSGSAKSGSAQGSDGGLGDVLGGLLGGGSSQQSSGGGLGDLLGGLLGGRK; this is translated from the coding sequence ATGGCATCATCCTCTGACCTCGACGCCCTCCTGCAGCAGATCCCCATGGGAGAACTCGCCCAGCGATTCGGGGTCGACGAGTCGACCATCGACGCCGCGGTCCGCCAGGCGCTCCCCGGTCTCGTCGGCGGCATGGCCGTGAACGCGAGCGACCGCGACGGCGCCGAGAAGCTCGAGCGGGCCCTGCAGCGCCACGAACCCGCCGCGGGTTCACTCGATCTCAACGCCATCGACACCGAGGACGGCGGAAAGATCGTCTCGCACGTGCTCGGCGACAAGCAGGAGAGCGTGACGAAGGCGCTCGGCGCGCAGTCGGGCAGCTCCGTGATCTCGGATCTCCTGCCGCAGCTGCTCCCGATCCTCGCGCCGCTCGTCATGCAGTTCCTCGCGGGCAAGCTCGGCGGTGCGGGATCCGCGGGCTCTGGCACCACGCCCGCGTCGGGCGACGCGGGCGGCTTGGGCGGCGTACTCGGGGACTTGCTCGGCGGGCTGCTCGGCGGCGGATCGGCGCCGTCAGGATCCGCGAAGTCCGGATCCGCTCAGGGGAGCGACGGCGGCCTGGGGGACGTGCTCGGCGGGCTCCTGGGCGGCGGATCGTCGCAGCAGTCCTCCGGCGGCGGCCTCGGAGATCTGCTCGGCGGCCTCCTCGGCGGGCGCAAGTAG
- the panB gene encoding 3-methyl-2-oxobutanoate hydroxymethyltransferase, translating to MPQITIPNLREKRANGEPIVMVTAYDYPAARAAERAGVDLVLVGDSGAQVVLGYPSTVPVSTDEMLMMAKAVRRGTESALLVSDVPFGSTEESDAQAVATAVRFAKEAGVDAVKLEGGNASRLSRIRAIVDAGIPVVAHIGLTPQTATALGGLRAQGRTTETAERLVREAFAVAEAGAFLVVIEAVPTGVADVLRDGLPIPIIGIGAGPAHGQVLVLHDLLGVTEGNTAKFVKRFGSIGDDTVAALSSYAAEVRSGAFPGAEHQYSASDEAVAAARAALAAAQAR from the coding sequence ATGCCTCAGATCACGATCCCGAACCTGCGCGAGAAGCGTGCCAACGGAGAGCCGATCGTCATGGTCACCGCCTACGATTACCCCGCGGCGCGCGCCGCCGAGCGCGCGGGCGTCGACCTGGTGCTCGTCGGTGATTCCGGTGCGCAGGTCGTGCTCGGCTACCCGTCGACCGTGCCCGTCTCCACCGACGAGATGCTCATGATGGCGAAGGCCGTGCGGCGCGGCACCGAGTCGGCGCTGCTGGTCTCCGATGTGCCCTTCGGGTCGACGGAGGAGTCCGACGCGCAGGCAGTTGCGACGGCGGTGCGCTTCGCCAAAGAGGCCGGGGTCGATGCCGTCAAGCTCGAGGGCGGCAACGCGTCGCGTCTGAGCCGGATCCGGGCGATCGTCGACGCCGGGATCCCGGTCGTCGCCCACATCGGGCTCACCCCCCAGACCGCCACCGCACTGGGTGGTCTCCGCGCGCAGGGTCGCACGACCGAGACGGCGGAGCGGTTGGTGCGCGAGGCCTTCGCCGTCGCCGAGGCCGGCGCGTTCCTGGTCGTAATCGAGGCGGTGCCGACCGGGGTCGCGGACGTGCTGCGGGACGGGCTCCCGATTCCGATCATCGGGATCGGCGCCGGACCGGCGCACGGCCAGGTGCTCGTGCTGCACGACCTGCTCGGCGTCACCGAGGGCAACACCGCGAAGTTCGTGAAGCGCTTCGGGTCCATCGGGGACGACACGGTCGCGGCGCTCTCGAGTTACGCGGCGGAGGTGCGCAGCGGTGCGTTCCCCGGTGCCGAGCACCAGTACAGCGCGAGTGATGAGGCCGTGGCGGCCGCGCGCGCGGCGCTGGCCGCGGCGCAGGCGCGGTAG
- a CDS encoding Rossmann-like and DUF2520 domain-containing protein, giving the protein MSDGIPAPVRVQVVGRGRMGLALDAALRDAGVPLLPPGRRGDDGVGADLVLLAVPDAEITAAAQAIAPGPLVAHVSGITPLAALGAHEGFSLHPLLTVTGAGTVFEGAHAAVAGTTPRGLAAAEDLARLLGLRAFRVADEDRAAYHAAASVASNFLVTLGAFAEELAATAGVPREALRPLAEAALRNWADRGAEAALTGPIVRGDEATVARQREAVAGRTPEQLELFDALVAQTRRLAAGSHTGSVPAAGSGSGSGTGVPA; this is encoded by the coding sequence GTGTCGGACGGGATCCCGGCTCCCGTGCGGGTGCAGGTGGTCGGACGAGGACGCATGGGGCTCGCGCTCGACGCGGCGCTCCGCGATGCCGGCGTGCCGCTGCTGCCCCCGGGACGGCGCGGTGACGACGGCGTCGGCGCCGATCTCGTATTGCTCGCCGTCCCCGACGCCGAGATCACCGCGGCGGCCCAGGCGATCGCCCCGGGGCCGCTCGTGGCGCACGTGTCCGGGATCACGCCCCTCGCCGCTCTCGGGGCGCACGAGGGGTTCAGCCTCCACCCGCTGCTGACCGTGACGGGGGCCGGCACGGTCTTCGAAGGCGCACACGCGGCAGTCGCGGGGACGACGCCGCGCGGGCTCGCCGCGGCAGAGGACCTCGCCCGGCTGCTGGGGCTGCGAGCCTTCCGTGTCGCCGACGAGGATCGCGCGGCGTATCACGCAGCCGCCTCCGTCGCCTCGAACTTCCTCGTCACCCTGGGGGCCTTCGCGGAGGAGCTCGCCGCGACGGCCGGGGTGCCGCGCGAGGCGCTCCGACCGCTCGCCGAGGCCGCACTGCGGAACTGGGCCGATCGGGGCGCCGAAGCCGCGCTGACGGGGCCGATCGTGCGGGGTGACGAGGCGACCGTCGCTCGGCAGCGCGAGGCCGTCGCTGGGCGAACCCCGGAGCAGCTGGAACTCTTCGACGCGCTGGTGGCGCAGACGCGGCGGCTCGCCGCGGGGTCGCATACGGGGTCGGTGCCCGCCGCGGGATCCGGTTCGGGATCCGGAACCGGGGTGCCCGCATGA
- a CDS encoding MalY/PatB family protein, whose amino-acid sequence MAADCTDPSGVPFAELDPEILRSQRTSLKWTRFPEDVLPLFVAEMDFTLAPVIQRTLIERVQASDIGYLDGPGPLAHAFADFARTRWGWEVSPSHVHLATDVATGIVEAIRAARPNGGRVALATPTYPSFFEMFQELPVEVVELPLIVEHGARAGSGTTTLPATDAARIPTPGPTVRLDLAAIERAFAEGIDVFLLCNPHNPHGLLHSAEDLAELARLAAAHDVFVVSDEIHAPLTHEGEVFTPFAPLAAAAGALAVITTSASKGWNLAGAKCSVVVAADERANAVLHRLPPETVTRTSILGLHASVAAFTEGRDWLERAIAQIEANGDLLADLVARELPGVHYTRPRAGYLAWLDFRDAGLGDDPGSEILHRARVALNNGKHFGAGGAGHVRLNLACAPDTIREAVRRIAAILPTPQEVSR is encoded by the coding sequence ATGGCTGCTGACTGTACCGACCCGAGCGGTGTCCCGTTCGCGGAACTCGATCCCGAGATCTTGCGCTCGCAGCGGACGAGCCTGAAGTGGACCCGGTTTCCTGAGGACGTCCTGCCGCTCTTCGTCGCCGAGATGGACTTCACCCTCGCCCCCGTGATCCAGCGCACGCTCATCGAGCGTGTCCAGGCCTCGGACATCGGATACCTCGACGGCCCCGGCCCGCTCGCGCACGCCTTCGCCGATTTCGCACGCACCCGCTGGGGCTGGGAGGTCTCGCCCTCCCACGTGCACCTCGCGACCGACGTGGCGACCGGGATCGTCGAAGCCATCCGCGCCGCCCGCCCGAACGGCGGACGGGTGGCCCTCGCCACCCCCACCTACCCGAGCTTCTTCGAGATGTTCCAGGAACTCCCCGTCGAGGTGGTCGAGCTGCCGCTGATCGTCGAGCACGGAGCCAGAGCCGGATCCGGCACCACGACCCTCCCGGCCACCGACGCCGCAAGAATCCCGACGCCGGGCCCCACCGTGCGCCTCGACCTCGCGGCGATCGAGCGCGCCTTCGCCGAGGGCATCGATGTCTTCTTGCTCTGCAACCCGCACAACCCCCACGGCCTCCTGCACTCCGCAGAGGATCTCGCCGAGCTCGCCCGCCTCGCCGCGGCGCACGACGTGTTCGTCGTCTCCGACGAGATCCACGCGCCCCTCACCCACGAGGGCGAGGTCTTCACCCCGTTCGCGCCCCTCGCCGCCGCGGCCGGCGCCCTCGCCGTGATCACGACCTCCGCGAGCAAGGGCTGGAATCTCGCCGGGGCGAAGTGCTCCGTCGTGGTGGCCGCCGACGAGCGGGCCAACGCCGTGCTGCACCGACTTCCGCCCGAGACCGTGACCCGCACCAGCATTCTCGGCCTGCACGCCAGCGTCGCGGCGTTCACCGAGGGCCGCGACTGGCTCGAGCGCGCAATCGCGCAGATCGAGGCGAACGGCGACCTGCTCGCCGACCTCGTGGCGCGCGAGCTCCCGGGCGTGCACTACACGCGGCCCCGGGCCGGCTACCTCGCCTGGCTCGACTTCCGCGACGCGGGCCTCGGCGACGATCCGGGTTCCGAGATCCTGCACCGCGCCAGGGTCGCCCTCAACAACGGCAAGCACTTCGGCGCGGGCGGAGCGGGGCACGTGCGCCTCAATCTCGCGTGCGCCCCCGACACGATCCGGGAGGCCGTGCGACGCATCGCGGCGATCCTCCCGACACCCCAGGAGGTCTCACGATGA
- a CDS encoding O-acetylhomoserine aminocarboxypropyltransferase/cysteine synthase family protein produces MSVEQLIARDLSPAEPIVDWLDFDFDTRQVHAGEYPDLNTGLRVPPIALSAGYVFDSFDDQVDRFAGRSIDPIYSRQGNPTNSVAEERLASLEGGTVSVAVSSGQAAISSALFTLAQGGDHIVSTASIYGGTRILFGRSFKRFGIEVDYVWDADDDAEWERAIRPNTKAIYTETIPNPRNDVTDLRRIAAVAAKYHLPLVVDNTVGTPAIIRPFEHGANIVVHSTTKFLTGHGAAVGGAIVDGGTFDWEAAERAGRSFPLITAAPRPGLGSMLDRFGTGAYARAVREAVVNDIGPSLSPFNGFLLHQGMETLSLRMERHVDSSLAIAAWLEEQPEVTSVDYTGLPSNPLYDLAQRDYAGRTGSVFGVTVRGGIDGAREFVNGLRVFSRMTGIGDTRSMIIHPLSSTHATFAPEINERLGITPGLLRLSVGLESARDLITDLRAGLDRVR; encoded by the coding sequence ATGAGCGTCGAGCAGCTGATTGCGCGGGATCTCTCGCCCGCCGAACCGATCGTCGACTGGCTCGACTTCGACTTCGACACCCGCCAGGTGCACGCCGGCGAGTACCCCGATCTGAACACCGGGCTGCGCGTGCCGCCGATCGCCCTCTCCGCGGGGTACGTCTTCGACAGCTTCGACGACCAGGTCGACCGCTTCGCCGGCCGGTCGATCGACCCGATCTACTCGCGGCAGGGCAACCCCACGAACTCGGTCGCCGAGGAGCGGCTCGCGTCCCTCGAGGGGGGCACGGTCTCGGTCGCCGTCTCGAGCGGCCAGGCCGCCATCTCGTCGGCGCTCTTCACCCTCGCCCAGGGCGGCGATCACATCGTCTCTACGGCGTCGATCTACGGCGGCACCCGCATCCTCTTCGGCCGCAGCTTCAAGCGGTTCGGGATCGAGGTCGACTACGTCTGGGACGCGGACGACGACGCCGAGTGGGAGCGAGCGATCCGCCCGAACACCAAGGCGATCTACACGGAGACGATCCCGAACCCGCGCAACGATGTGACCGATCTGCGGCGCATCGCGGCCGTGGCGGCGAAGTACCACCTGCCGCTCGTGGTCGACAACACCGTCGGCACACCCGCGATCATCCGGCCGTTCGAGCACGGCGCGAACATCGTGGTGCACTCGACCACGAAGTTCCTCACCGGGCACGGCGCCGCGGTGGGCGGGGCGATCGTCGACGGCGGCACCTTCGACTGGGAGGCCGCGGAGCGCGCGGGCCGATCCTTCCCGCTCATCACCGCCGCACCGCGCCCCGGCCTCGGCTCCATGCTCGACCGCTTCGGTACGGGCGCCTACGCACGTGCCGTGCGCGAGGCCGTAGTGAACGACATCGGGCCCTCGCTCTCCCCCTTCAACGGATTCCTGCTGCATCAGGGCATGGAGACGCTGTCGCTGCGGATGGAGCGGCACGTCGACTCCTCGCTCGCCATCGCGGCCTGGCTCGAGGAGCAGCCGGAGGTAACGTCGGTGGACTACACCGGCCTGCCCTCGAACCCGCTCTACGACCTCGCGCAGCGCGACTACGCCGGGCGCACCGGATCGGTCTTCGGTGTCACCGTGCGCGGCGGCATCGACGGGGCCCGCGAGTTCGTGAACGGTCTGCGGGTGTTCTCGCGCATGACCGGTATCGGTGACACCCGCTCGATGATCATCCACCCGCTGTCGTCGACGCACGCGACGTTCGCACCGGAGATCAACGAGCGGCTCGGGATCACCCCCGGGCTGCTGCGGCTGTCGGTCGGGCTGGAGTCGGCACGGGATCTCATCACGGACCTGCGCGCAGGTCTGGATCGGGTGCGGTAG
- a CDS encoding FAS1-like dehydratase domain-containing protein translates to MVNPDIQGRVYPPTAPYLVGREKVREFARAVLSDSPVHLDPEAARVAGFADVVAPPTFAVTVQEATLAQLLGDAEAGVDFSRVVHGDQRFTYSRPIVAGDELTATLTIAAVKQLGGHSMVTASSDIVDADGAHVVTAISTLVVRGEEAA, encoded by the coding sequence GTGGTCAATCCAGACATTCAAGGCCGGGTCTACCCGCCAACCGCCCCGTACCTCGTCGGCCGTGAGAAGGTGCGCGAGTTCGCGCGCGCCGTTCTGAGTGATTCCCCGGTGCACCTCGATCCCGAGGCTGCCCGCGTCGCGGGCTTCGCCGATGTCGTGGCGCCGCCGACCTTCGCCGTGACGGTGCAGGAGGCGACGCTGGCCCAGCTGCTCGGTGACGCCGAGGCCGGCGTCGATTTCTCCCGAGTGGTGCACGGCGACCAGCGGTTCACCTACTCCCGACCGATCGTCGCCGGCGATGAGCTCACCGCCACACTCACCATCGCCGCGGTGAAGCAGCTGGGCGGTCACTCGATGGTGACCGCGTCGAGCGACATCGTCGACGCCGATGGCGCGCACGTCGTGACCGCCATCTCCACGCTCGTCGTGCGAGGGGAGGAGGCCGCATGA
- a CDS encoding META domain-containing protein translates to MNTEDILGTWSIDAKGTPTLEFAEDGAVSGTDGCNGISTTYTVEGDRVVLEQFASTMMACQGVDDWLRGVREVTVDGDTLVVKNASGTEIGQLERQSS, encoded by the coding sequence GTGAACACCGAAGACATTCTCGGAACCTGGTCGATCGACGCGAAGGGCACACCCACCTTGGAGTTCGCGGAAGACGGTGCGGTCAGCGGGACTGACGGTTGCAACGGCATCTCCACGACCTACACCGTTGAGGGGGATCGAGTCGTACTCGAGCAGTTCGCCTCCACGATGATGGCCTGCCAGGGCGTTGACGATTGGCTTCGCGGGGTGCGCGAGGTGACCGTCGACGGCGACACCCTCGTCGTGAAGAACGCCTCCGGCACCGAGATCGGACAGCTCGAGCGCCAGTCCTCATAG
- a CDS encoding S1 family peptidase yields MTKRRPLALGAAAAIGFGSLFIASPAIAEEIQAPVTEETTAPTEETTAPAEETTAPAEDAPKTEEAPEATVPEELPADQREALAEDSIVAFGTNAAGNPVVVIESTDAATIAEAEANPSAFTEVKEILGTDVAPEIVSVPAVPEAWAEGDVVAGSGYASPGQFISGGETVNGLFACSIGFNAFTAEGDPAILSAGHCGYDALGNAMTANFLTIPGEEPAVGGEGYEFTDPPVQFGAFSFAQFGGPNGTTGSNGDVNSTDVSVIDVAPNGWNLLPEVTNWSTAGAALDSLSNGTIPVKTVGSPATGTVSKSGRTTGFTNGNVSATDILDGWSQIEDRWVRGFSSNVQAGPGDSGGSVLQGTTAVGLISGGLTPEQNNGVQWTWSTSLVHALTFTDVEVALDIDEPTVAPAAGSQVPAGSAISVTVPSNATELVVGFGQAGDVRPVTGGETVIVNAPNEIGEFTYSFTATNGQSSSATVEYTAEVVLAAPGINPVDTDSSTFALSGTGVVGAEINGSVNPPVGVLADGPTTADFTATVEADGTWSVDLELAIGAYQATATQTVDGEESAAATADVIVRPVAPVITSIAEGSSFAAAKAPSSVSGTGSEGATIVLAWGDQAVETTVVDGAWTVDFGAPLAAGDYALAATQNVNAVSSDATTVSFSVLADGTVPPANPGNGDLANTGGAPLMPLGIAAFAMLLVGGAVTIAMARRKKATEI; encoded by the coding sequence GTGACGAAACGTCGTCCACTCGCGCTCGGCGCGGCAGCTGCGATCGGGTTCGGGAGCCTCTTCATCGCCTCGCCGGCGATCGCTGAAGAGATCCAGGCTCCGGTCACCGAAGAGACCACCGCTCCGACGGAGGAGACCACCGCTCCTGCCGAGGAGACCACCGCTCCCGCCGAGGATGCGCCCAAGACCGAGGAAGCCCCTGAGGCCACGGTCCCCGAGGAGCTCCCCGCCGACCAGCGCGAGGCACTCGCCGAGGACAGCATCGTCGCCTTCGGCACGAACGCGGCGGGCAACCCCGTCGTCGTGATCGAGTCGACCGACGCCGCGACCATCGCCGAGGCCGAGGCCAATCCCTCCGCCTTCACCGAGGTCAAGGAGATCCTGGGCACCGACGTTGCTCCGGAGATCGTCTCCGTTCCCGCCGTCCCCGAGGCCTGGGCCGAGGGTGACGTCGTCGCCGGTTCCGGCTATGCCTCCCCCGGCCAGTTCATCAGCGGCGGAGAGACCGTGAACGGCCTCTTCGCTTGCTCGATCGGCTTCAACGCGTTCACCGCTGAGGGCGACCCCGCCATCCTGAGCGCCGGCCACTGCGGCTACGACGCGCTCGGGAACGCGATGACGGCCAACTTCCTCACCATCCCGGGCGAGGAGCCCGCGGTCGGTGGCGAGGGCTACGAGTTCACTGACCCGCCCGTGCAGTTCGGCGCGTTCAGCTTCGCTCAGTTCGGCGGCCCGAACGGCACCACCGGCTCGAACGGCGACGTGAACTCCACCGACGTCTCGGTCATCGATGTGGCTCCCAACGGCTGGAACCTCCTCCCCGAGGTCACCAACTGGTCAACCGCTGGCGCAGCGCTGGATTCGCTGTCGAACGGCACCATCCCCGTGAAGACCGTCGGCTCCCCGGCAACCGGCACCGTCTCGAAGAGCGGCCGCACGACCGGCTTCACCAACGGCAACGTTTCCGCCACGGACATCCTCGACGGCTGGAGCCAGATCGAGGACCGCTGGGTTCGCGGCTTCTCGAGCAACGTCCAGGCCGGTCCCGGCGACTCAGGCGGATCGGTGCTCCAGGGCACGACCGCTGTCGGCCTGATCTCGGGCGGTCTGACCCCCGAGCAGAACAACGGCGTGCAGTGGACCTGGTCCACCTCGCTGGTGCACGCGCTCACCTTCACCGACGTTGAGGTCGCCCTCGACATCGACGAGCCCACCGTGGCGCCCGCTGCGGGCTCGCAGGTTCCCGCCGGCAGCGCGATCTCGGTGACCGTGCCGAGCAACGCGACCGAGCTCGTCGTAGGCTTCGGTCAGGCTGGCGACGTCCGCCCCGTCACCGGTGGCGAGACCGTCATCGTCAACGCACCGAACGAGATCGGCGAGTTCACCTACTCGTTCACCGCGACGAACGGCCAGAGCTCCTCTGCGACCGTCGAGTACACGGCTGAGGTCGTGCTCGCTGCCCCCGGCATCAACCCGGTCGACACCGACAGCTCGACGTTCGCTCTCTCGGGCACCGGCGTTGTCGGCGCGGAGATCAACGGTTCCGTGAACCCGCCCGTGGGCGTCCTGGCCGACGGTCCGACCACGGCTGACTTCACCGCCACCGTTGAGGCCGACGGCACGTGGAGCGTCGACCTGGAGCTCGCCATCGGCGCGTACCAGGCCACCGCTACGCAGACCGTCGACGGCGAGGAATCCGCCGCTGCCACGGCCGACGTGATCGTGCGCCCGGTCGCTCCGGTGATCACCTCGATCGCCGAGGGCTCCAGCTTCGCCGCCGCCAAGGCTCCGAGCTCCGTCTCGGGCACCGGCAGCGAGGGTGCGACCATCGTCCTCGCATGGGGCGACCAGGCCGTCGAGACCACCGTCGTCGACGGCGCATGGACCGTCGACTTCGGCGCTCCGCTCGCAGCCGGCGACTACGCGCTTGCCGCCACGCAGAACGTGAACGCGGTCAGCTCCGACGCAACGACCGTCTCGTTCAGCGTGCTGGCCGATGGCACCGTCCCGCCCGCCAACCCGGGCAACGGTGACCTCGCCAACACCGGTGGTGCACCGCTGATGCCGCTCGGCATCGCCGCGTTCGCCATGCTCCTCGTGGGCGGCGCCGTGACGATCGCCATGGCACGTCGCAAGAAGGCAACCGAGATCTAA
- a CDS encoding UDP-N-acetylmuramate dehydrogenase — translation MNYPDIVPEPIGDGTPLSELTTMRVGGPAERLIVARSREDLVAHALELWRSDEPWMLLGGGSNTVVSDEGFPGAVLLVRNTGAARITDEADGSAPGEVRLRVQAGHDWDLLVAACVDRGWAGIEALSGIPGSAGAAPIQNIGAYGQELAQVLHSIEFLDLERGEVRRIPAAELELGYRDSIIKQGLEGVVVSIDLMLSEEFDEATRGAHAEAPAPTAEVSYAQLAQALGVELGDRVPIRQLRDSVLRLRASKGMVLDPSDHDTWSSGSFFTNPIVTEAFARTLPADAPRFPIAAEEPAPAVTTLEELAAGAPLRLPEPVADPMVKLSAAWLIEHAGIERGYRLPGSGAAISSKHTLAITNRGGASASDVAELARLVVQRVQQEFGVILAPEPNLYGLEL, via the coding sequence GTGAACTACCCCGACATCGTCCCCGAGCCCATCGGAGACGGCACGCCGCTCTCGGAGCTGACCACGATGCGCGTGGGCGGCCCGGCCGAGCGGCTGATCGTCGCGCGCTCGCGGGAGGATCTCGTCGCCCACGCCCTGGAGCTCTGGCGGAGCGACGAGCCCTGGATGCTGCTCGGCGGCGGCTCGAATACGGTCGTCTCGGACGAGGGATTCCCGGGCGCGGTGCTGCTCGTGCGGAACACGGGAGCAGCGCGCATCACCGATGAGGCGGACGGATCCGCGCCGGGCGAGGTGCGGCTGCGCGTGCAGGCGGGTCACGACTGGGATCTGCTCGTCGCCGCGTGCGTCGATCGCGGCTGGGCCGGGATCGAGGCGCTCTCCGGGATCCCGGGGTCCGCGGGCGCGGCCCCGATCCAGAACATCGGAGCGTACGGCCAGGAGCTCGCGCAAGTGCTGCACTCCATCGAGTTCCTCGATCTGGAGCGCGGCGAGGTGCGCCGGATCCCGGCGGCGGAGCTGGAGCTCGGATACCGCGACTCGATCATCAAACAGGGACTCGAGGGCGTGGTCGTCTCGATCGACCTGATGCTGTCCGAGGAGTTCGACGAGGCGACCCGCGGCGCGCACGCCGAAGCCCCCGCACCGACGGCCGAGGTGTCCTACGCCCAGCTCGCGCAGGCACTCGGAGTCGAACTCGGGGATCGTGTGCCGATCCGGCAGCTGCGCGACTCCGTGCTCCGGCTGCGCGCCTCAAAGGGCATGGTGCTCGACCCGAGCGATCACGACACGTGGAGCTCGGGGTCGTTCTTCACCAACCCGATCGTCACGGAGGCGTTCGCGCGCACCCTGCCGGCCGACGCCCCGCGGTTCCCGATCGCCGCGGAGGAGCCCGCACCCGCCGTCACGACTCTGGAGGAGCTCGCCGCGGGTGCGCCGCTGCGGTTGCCCGAGCCGGTCGCCGACCCCATGGTGAAGCTCTCCGCGGCCTGGTTGATCGAGCACGCCGGCATCGAGCGGGGCTATCGACTGCCGGGCTCCGGAGCCGCGATCTCTTCGAAGCACACCCTCGCGATCACCAACCGCGGTGGCGCGTCGGCGTCGGATGTCGCTGAGCTGGCCCGCCTCGTCGTGCAGCGGGTGCAGCAGGAGTTCGGCGTGATCCTCGCCCCCGAACCGAACCTGTACGGATTGGAACTGTAA
- the panC gene encoding pantoate--beta-alanine ligase, with the protein MRIVRSIRDLQHALRDARAAGAASVGMVPTMGALHEGHLSLVRAARAENDCVVLSIFVNPTQFDESADLEAYPRQEAQDAELAERGGADLIFAPTVDEMYPSGHATTVHVESPLTTLFEGARRGSAHFDGVATVVAKLLLAALPERAYFGQKDAQQLRVVQRMVRDLGIPTRIVACPTSRDRDGLARSSRNVRLSVDQRRRALAIPRALTAVEAAVAAGETDAALLRALAVETLAGTSSPEVGVGIDPEYVAIVDPDRFEPLDTLAGEALCAIAARVGGVRLIDNVLLHPPTTPKEG; encoded by the coding sequence ATGAGAATCGTCCGCTCGATTCGAGACCTGCAGCACGCGCTCCGTGATGCCCGCGCGGCCGGCGCCGCGAGTGTCGGCATGGTCCCCACGATGGGGGCGCTGCACGAGGGCCACCTGTCGCTCGTCCGCGCCGCGCGCGCCGAGAACGACTGCGTGGTGCTGTCGATCTTCGTGAATCCCACGCAGTTCGACGAGTCGGCGGATCTCGAGGCGTACCCGCGCCAGGAGGCCCAGGACGCCGAGCTCGCGGAGCGCGGCGGTGCCGATCTCATCTTCGCCCCGACGGTCGACGAGATGTATCCGAGCGGGCACGCCACGACCGTGCACGTCGAGAGTCCGCTGACGACGCTCTTCGAGGGGGCGCGCCGCGGCAGCGCGCACTTCGACGGGGTGGCCACGGTCGTGGCGAAGCTGCTGCTCGCCGCGCTGCCGGAGCGCGCCTACTTCGGCCAGAAGGATGCCCAGCAGTTGCGCGTCGTGCAGCGAATGGTCCGCGACCTCGGTATCCCGACCCGCATCGTCGCCTGCCCCACCTCCCGCGACCGCGATGGACTCGCGCGCTCGAGCCGCAACGTCCGGCTCAGCGTCGATCAGCGTCGCCGCGCCCTCGCGATCCCGCGCGCCCTCACCGCGGTCGAGGCGGCCGTCGCTGCGGGCGAGACCGATGCGGCGCTCCTGCGTGCCCTCGCCGTGGAGACGCTCGCCGGCACGTCGAGCCCCGAGGTCGGCGTCGGCATCGATCCCGAGTACGTCGCGATCGTCGACCCAGACCGCTTCGAGCCGCTCGACACGCTCGCGGGGGAGGCGCTCTGCGCCATCGCCGCCCGGGTGGGTGGCGTCCGGCTCATCGACAATGTCCTGCTGCACCCACCGACCACCCCGAAGGAGGGCTGA